A window of Sphingobacterium sp. SRCM116780 contains these coding sequences:
- a CDS encoding SixA phosphatase family protein: MMSKNLYIVRHAKAEQSLSKKDFDRILIDKGIERATRISKQLALDFKAEHTTLCISSPAKRAYQTAEIFIEAIKYPKIGLVKEESLYEASYLDILKVINQIPTQIQTAFIFGHNPGLSDFVEYVSNTSIYLKTSQVVQLLLDDDFDFNSLTANSASLVRSII; encoded by the coding sequence ATGATGAGCAAGAACCTCTACATCGTCCGTCATGCTAAAGCGGAACAGTCACTTTCCAAAAAAGATTTTGATCGTATATTAATTGATAAAGGGATAGAACGAGCTACACGAATTTCCAAACAATTAGCATTAGACTTTAAAGCTGAGCATACAACATTATGTATTTCCTCCCCCGCGAAAAGAGCTTATCAAACAGCTGAAATCTTTATTGAAGCGATCAAATATCCAAAAATTGGTTTAGTCAAAGAAGAGTCGCTTTACGAAGCCTCTTATTTGGATATATTGAAAGTAATCAATCAAATACCAACACAGATCCAAACGGCGTTTATTTTTGGACACAATCCTGGGCTATCCGATTTTGTCGAATATGTCAGCAATACATCAATCTATTTAAAAACATCTCAAGTCGTGCAGCTTTTATTGGATGATGATTTTGATTTTAACAGTTTAACAGCCAACAGTGCAAGCCTTGTTCGTTCTATAATTTAA